From a region of the Romeriopsis navalis LEGE 11480 genome:
- a CDS encoding glycosyltransferase family 2 protein has translation MNDWLVTVLINNYNYAQFIEQAIQSALQQSYPHLEIIVVDDGSTDDSPAVIRQYEPQVKAIFKDNGGQASAFNAGFRASRGEIICILDADDIWLPDKVQSVVNAFAQSEAASVIYHRVQNIDIDRQSQGLPWPPYPVIRADVQNQVITMGGWWPFPPSTGLSFTRDFMAQVLPIPEVPYRLCADTYLADLAPFFGAVIGIETPLSLFRIHNANNWSHDAQIQAREKAYYETRMAMVNQVLREQGRSVQVSLNDHLPYCRMQCLLGDKTNIGRLMWLELANPWEPRILARLKSALRWWKYWWA, from the coding sequence ATGAACGATTGGTTAGTTACTGTTTTAATTAATAACTATAACTACGCCCAATTTATTGAGCAGGCAATTCAAAGTGCTTTACAGCAGTCGTATCCACATTTAGAAATTATTGTTGTGGATGACGGTTCGACGGATGATTCTCCTGCGGTGATCCGTCAGTATGAGCCGCAAGTGAAAGCAATTTTCAAAGACAATGGTGGTCAGGCTTCGGCTTTTAATGCTGGATTTCGGGCGAGCCGAGGCGAGATTATTTGTATCCTGGATGCCGATGATATTTGGTTGCCGGATAAGGTTCAATCGGTGGTGAATGCCTTTGCGCAGTCAGAAGCCGCATCGGTGATTTATCATCGGGTTCAAAACATTGACATCGATCGGCAGTCCCAGGGTTTACCTTGGCCACCTTATCCGGTGATTCGAGCCGATGTTCAAAACCAAGTGATCACGATGGGCGGCTGGTGGCCGTTTCCACCATCAACTGGTTTGAGTTTTACGCGGGACTTTATGGCGCAGGTGTTGCCAATTCCGGAAGTGCCGTATCGCCTTTGTGCTGATACATATCTGGCTGATTTGGCCCCGTTTTTTGGGGCGGTGATTGGAATTGAGACGCCCCTATCGTTGTTTCGGATACATAATGCGAATAACTGGAGTCATGATGCCCAGATTCAAGCACGGGAAAAGGCCTATTATGAAACACGCATGGCAATGGTTAATCAAGTGCTGCGGGAGCAGGGGCGATCGGTGCAAGTGAGCTTAAATGATCATTTGCCATATTGCCGAATGCAATGTTTGTTGGGAGATAAAACTAATATTGGCCGTCTGATGTGGTTGGAGTTGGCAAATCCTTGGGAGCCAAGAATACTTGCTCGACTTAAGTCAGCGTTACGTTGGTGGAAGTATTGGTGGGCTTGA